The sequence GAAAGCTTTTTATCAAAATAATAATATGCGATTTTTTTTCAATCAAACTACTGGAATTCAAAATTTAAGTATTTTTAATATTCTAAATGCTTTTTTACCTTATCCCCTACTCAATGAGCAAAAAAAATAGCTGAATTTCTAGATAAAAAATGCGAAATAATTGACAAAAGATTAAGCAATTTAGAGAGAAAAATTAAGAGCTTAAAAGAGTATAAAAAATCACTCATAAGCGAGTGTGTAACCAAAGGGCTAAATCCTAAAAATATGGAATTCAAAGATAGTGGGATCCCTTGGATAGGTCAAATTCCAAAACATTGGGAAATTTCAAAAATAAAATATTATTTTAATTTTTCATCAGGTCTTAATATCACAAAAGAAAATTTAATTGAAAGCGGAATTCCGGTTATAAGTTATGGTCAAATTCACTCAAAAGAAAATACAGGAACTTTTATTAAAGATAGCTTTTTTAGATTTATTTCGCAAGACTATTTAAAGAATAAGAAATCTCTTGTAAATAAAGGCAATTTTATTTTTGCTGATACGAGCGAAGATTTAGATGGTGCTGGAAATTCTGTATTTGTAGATTTAGATTTAACCATGTTTGCTGGATATCATACTATTATTTTAAAAAATAAATGTAA is a genomic window of Campylobacter devanensis containing:
- a CDS encoding restriction endonuclease subunit S, giving the protein MEFKDSGIPWIGQIPKHWEISKIKYYFNFSSGLNITKENLIESGIPVISYGQIHSKENTGTFIKDSFFRFISQDYLKNKKSLVNKGNFIFADTSEDLDGAGNSVFVDLDLTMFAGYHTIILKNKCNFEFSKFLSYLFQTDLWRSQIRLAVSGVKVFSITKKILANCEILVPPLNEQKEIAEFLDKKCEKIDRLNENYTKQIAALKEYKKSLIYECVTGKKEI